A section of the Mergibacter septicus genome encodes:
- a CDS encoding FAD assembly factor SdhE, whose translation MEQYNKLSLEWDCRRGMLELDNIIMPFYKEEFEQLPPQQKALFVELLSYTDPQLFSWFMNQSKAPTEELQHLIEQIKTKLITKK comes from the coding sequence ATGGAACAATACAATAAATTAAGTCTTGAATGGGATTGCCGACGTGGTATGTTAGAATTAGATAACATCATTATGCCATTTTATAAAGAAGAATTTGAACAATTACCACCACAGCAAAAAGCACTGTTTGTTGAACTTTTAAGCTATACCGACCCACAACTTTTCTCTTGGTTTATGAATCAAAGTAAAGCTCCAACAGAAGAGTTACAACACTTAATCGAGCAAATAAAAACCAAATTAATCACTAAGAAATAA
- a CDS encoding SoxR reducing system RseC family protein, which yields MMIENATVIDYQNGIATVKCQSKTSCGHCQAKANCGVSVLSELGQLTGKAEEHHFTITSSIPLTPGQKILVGLDEKALIHSVLLVYILPLITLLTTAIITSFFTSNESIIALLTLVMTLLSFLIVRHFDKKLKKQPYYQPKFLKTL from the coding sequence ATGATGATTGAAAATGCGACCGTAATTGACTATCAAAATGGCATTGCCACCGTAAAATGCCAAAGTAAAACCAGTTGCGGTCATTGCCAAGCCAAAGCAAATTGTGGTGTCTCTGTATTATCAGAATTAGGTCAACTCACTGGTAAAGCGGAGGAACATCACTTTACTATTACCAGTTCAATTCCTCTAACCCCAGGGCAAAAAATCTTAGTTGGTTTAGATGAAAAAGCACTCATTCATTCGGTATTACTCGTCTATATCCTTCCATTAATCACTTTATTAACTACTGCAATAATCACCTCATTTTTTACCTCCAATGAAAGTATCATAGCCTTACTTACCTTAGTAATGACACTACTATCTTTTTTAATTGTGCGTCATTTTGACAAAAAATTAAAAAAACAACCTTACTATCAACCAAAATTCCTCAAAACACTTTAA
- a CDS encoding sigma-E factor negative regulatory protein → MQYKELLSAYIDGEEVSQEFTAKLCQDQDLQQSWHTLHLIRSVVRQESEIVLGDDFTAKMASLIEQETKVLDEQPTPPTVPIITTLKRYFAPVLQLAVAASVCFVAIIGVQSLNQADRERNSADVPILQTLPFTRSVEEVSYNVADKNTPSREELEQQNRKINQMFQDYELQRRIYQK, encoded by the coding sequence ATGCAATATAAAGAGTTACTTTCTGCTTACATTGATGGTGAAGAAGTTAGTCAGGAATTTACGGCTAAACTTTGCCAAGATCAAGACCTACAACAGTCTTGGCATACCTTACATTTAATACGTTCAGTGGTAAGACAAGAAAGTGAAATAGTATTAGGCGATGATTTCACTGCCAAGATGGCAAGTTTAATTGAACAAGAAACAAAAGTGTTAGATGAACAACCTACACCGCCAACAGTTCCAATTATAACAACGCTTAAACGCTATTTTGCACCTGTTCTCCAACTTGCTGTTGCTGCAAGTGTGTGTTTCGTTGCGATTATTGGTGTACAATCTCTCAATCAAGCAGATCGAGAACGTAACTCAGCAGATGTACCAATTTTACAAACATTACCATTTACTCGTTCCGTAGAAGAAGTAAGTTATAATGTTGCAGATAAAAATACCCCAAGTCGTGAAGAACTTGAACAACAAAATCGAAAAATCAATCAAATGTTCCAAGACTACGAATTACAACGTCGGATATACCAGAAATAG
- a CDS encoding MucB/RseB C-terminal domain-containing protein produces the protein MRIKLTVSLIITSFISLFSQIVQADKTIPLNSPALTRLQQMTEASEKSNYEIYFSRNTDLADTSVRYRYVNDNGKKYAQLLYLDGVRQEILQRDNIISYFTPHYPPFSIQGSHIIDELPAVLYADWNQLAKYYDFIQGGKDRVADHIAYVIRILPKDDFRYQYVVWLDENSGLLLRSEILDRNGNILDQFKVIDLTLSDHLKQIITPLNSLTLPPILSLEEERVDNKNTHSTTTTSNPTPTFNWTPSWLPKGFIELNHAYLPGQDLQESRLYSDGLFSFSIYVTNKPIPSAFSGIARTGLNTIYTDNVNGHAVTIIGQIPATTARRVVQDIKFKANAKGEEKQ, from the coding sequence ATGAGAATAAAACTGACTGTCTCTTTAATTATCACTTCATTTATCAGTCTCTTCTCTCAAATCGTTCAAGCAGATAAAACTATACCGCTTAACTCCCCTGCACTTACTCGTTTACAACAAATGACTGAAGCAAGTGAGAAAAGTAATTATGAAATCTATTTTTCACGTAATACAGATCTTGCTGATACTTCTGTCCGTTATCGTTATGTTAATGATAATGGTAAAAAATATGCACAATTACTTTATCTTGATGGGGTACGACAAGAAATTTTACAACGTGATAATATCATCAGCTATTTCACGCCTCACTATCCTCCTTTCAGTATCCAAGGATCACATATTATTGATGAACTACCTGCGGTGTTATATGCCGATTGGAACCAATTAGCTAAATATTACGATTTTATTCAAGGAGGAAAAGATCGCGTAGCAGATCATATTGCTTATGTCATTCGTATCCTGCCAAAAGATGATTTCCGTTATCAATATGTTGTCTGGCTTGATGAAAATAGTGGTTTACTGCTCCGTAGTGAAATTCTCGATCGGAATGGTAATATTCTTGATCAATTTAAAGTGATTGATCTTACCTTAAGCGATCACTTAAAACAGATTATTACACCATTAAATAGCCTTACATTACCACCGATTTTATCGCTAGAAGAAGAAAGAGTGGATAATAAAAATACCCACTCAACCACCACAACCTCTAACCCAACACCAACATTTAACTGGACACCATCTTGGCTACCTAAGGGGTTTATCGAACTTAACCACGCTTATCTACCGGGACAAGACTTGCAAGAAAGCCGCCTATATAGCGATGGTCTGTTCTCTTTTTCTATCTATGTTACCAATAAGCCTATTCCATCGGCTTTTAGTGGTATTGCCCGTACAGGTCTAAATACAATTTATACAGACAACGTAAATGGTCATGCTGTTACTATCATTGGACAAATCCCTGCGACGACTGCCCGCCGTGTAGTACAAGATATTAAATTTAAAGCCAATGCCAAAGGAGAGGAAAAGCAATGA
- the rpoE gene encoding RNA polymerase sigma factor RpoE: MSEQLTDQSLIEKVKQGNKQAFNLLVSRYQNRVAGIVNRFVSPSDVPDLVQETFLRVYRSLHTFRNDSAFSTWLYAIATNVAKAHLMNEKKRFSSEVIPIEETEGFDDDKLKEIETPENIFLSNEIKRTVMETLENLPEDLRKAFLLREVEGLNYEEIAKQLNCPIGTVRSRLFRAREIIEGKIAPLRQIHLRKQN; this comes from the coding sequence ATGAGTGAGCAACTAACAGATCAATCCTTGATTGAAAAAGTAAAACAGGGAAATAAACAGGCATTTAACTTGTTAGTCTCTCGTTACCAAAATCGTGTAGCTGGTATAGTCAATCGGTTTGTATCACCTTCTGATGTTCCCGATTTGGTACAAGAAACTTTTTTACGAGTTTATCGTTCATTACATACTTTTCGTAACGATAGTGCTTTTTCCACTTGGTTGTATGCAATTGCAACTAATGTCGCTAAAGCACATTTAATGAATGAAAAAAAACGGTTTTCATCAGAAGTTATTCCGATTGAAGAGACTGAAGGTTTTGATGACGATAAACTAAAAGAAATTGAGACCCCTGAAAATATATTTTTAAGTAATGAAATTAAACGTACCGTGATGGAGACTCTAGAAAACTTACCCGAAGATTTACGCAAAGCCTTCTTGCTAAGGGAAGTTGAAGGATTAAATTATGAAGAAATAGCGAAACAACTCAATTGCCCTATCGGCACTGTCCGTTCTCGTTTATTTCGAGCAAGGGAAATAATTGAAGGAAAAATTGCCCCTTTACGTCAAATTCATTTGAGAAAACAGAATTAA
- the srmB gene encoding ATP-dependent RNA helicase SrmB, which translates to MLQSQFVEFELDPALLKALQRKGYLRPTAIQTEAIPAAMNGSDVLGSAPTGTGKTAAFLLPAIQHLLDYPRRKPGAPRVLILTPTRELAIQVAEQATELACFTHLSIATITGGVAYQNHGDVFNKNQDIVVATPGRLLQYIKEENFDCRAVEILIFDEADRMLQMGFGQDAEKIAAETRWRKQTLLFSATLEGELLEDFATRLLTDPVRVEAEPSRRERKKINQWYYHADNLEHKIKLLVRAITTEQVTRGIVFVRRREDVRDVAETLRKRGIRSTYLEGDMAQNQRNNALDKLKNGVVTILVATNVAARGIDVEDISHVFNFDLPYSADIYLHRIGRTARAGKKGTAISFVEAHDYKLLGKIRRYTGELLKARVIEGLEPRTKAPKDGDIKRVTKKQKAKIKQRKEEKKEASKKKVKVRHRDTKNIGKRRMPTSQR; encoded by the coding sequence TTCCTGCTGCAATGAATGGTAGTGATGTGTTAGGTTCTGCTCCAACGGGTACAGGAAAAACAGCCGCATTCTTACTACCAGCGATTCAACATTTATTAGATTATCCTAGACGCAAGCCAGGTGCACCAAGAGTTTTAATTCTTACACCAACGAGAGAGTTAGCCATTCAAGTTGCAGAACAAGCAACAGAGTTAGCTTGTTTTACGCATTTGAGTATTGCGACTATTACTGGTGGTGTAGCCTATCAAAATCATGGTGATGTATTTAATAAAAATCAGGATATTGTCGTCGCAACACCGGGACGCTTATTACAATATATAAAAGAAGAAAATTTTGACTGCCGTGCAGTTGAAATTTTGATTTTTGATGAAGCTGATCGTATGTTACAAATGGGATTTGGGCAAGATGCAGAGAAAATTGCAGCAGAAACACGTTGGCGGAAACAAACTTTACTATTTTCAGCAACGCTAGAAGGTGAACTGTTAGAAGATTTTGCAACTCGCTTGTTGACAGATCCTGTTAGGGTTGAAGCTGAACCTAGCCGACGTGAACGGAAAAAAATTAATCAGTGGTATTACCATGCAGATAATTTAGAGCATAAAATCAAGTTGTTGGTACGGGCGATCACAACTGAACAAGTTACGAGAGGAATCGTATTTGTACGTCGGAGAGAAGATGTTAGAGATGTAGCAGAAACCTTGCGTAAACGTGGTATTCGAAGCACCTATTTAGAAGGTGATATGGCTCAAAATCAACGTAATAATGCACTGGATAAATTAAAAAATGGCGTGGTGACAATCTTAGTTGCGACTAATGTTGCTGCAAGAGGTATTGATGTTGAAGATATTTCACATGTCTTTAATTTTGATTTGCCATATAGTGCGGATATTTATTTACATCGAATTGGACGGACGGCAAGAGCAGGGAAAAAAGGGACTGCAATTTCTTTTGTTGAAGCACATGATTATAAATTATTAGGTAAAATTAGACGTTATACTGGTGAATTGCTTAAAGCAAGAGTAATAGAAGGATTAGAACCAAGAACAAAAGCCCCGAAAGATGGGGATATTAAACGGGTAACGAAAAAACAAAAGGCAAAAATTAAACAACGAAAGGAAGAGAAAAAAGAGGCAAGTAAGAAAAAAGTGAAGGTTCGCCATCGGGATACTAAAAATATTGGTAAACGTCGTATGCCAACCTCGCAAAGATAA